The Asticcacaulis excentricus CB 48 genomic sequence ATAGTCAGGTTGGAACGGCCGCCGCTCTTGGTTTCGCCAGGGGCCAGACGCATGGCCGCCCCGACGCCCAGCGACATCGCCACCGCCGCGCAGGTTTCGCGGCTCACCAGCCCGTGCAGGCGCTGCGACATCTCGCCTTCGGCCGCCTGCGGAAAGGCCTGCATCAGGGCTTCGGCCACCAGCAGACCCAGCACGCGATCGCCGAGAAACTCCAGCCGCTCATTGTCGCTGGAGACGGTCTTTTTCGGACGCCCGTCGCTGACACTGGCATGCGTAAGCGCGCTGTCGAGCAGTTGGCGGTCCGCAAAGCGGTATCCGAGCTTCGCCTCCAGCTCATCCAGCACCTTTTGCCGGTGACCGGAGGCATCCCTTTGCATACGCGTCATTATTTCAGGGACTTGAAGAAACGGTCCCAGCGCAGGTCAAGCCAGGTCCACGGCTTGAACAGCGAGGCCCCCTTGTTCCACGAGATCAGCACCATGACCGCCTTGCCCTCAAGGTTTTCGGCTGGCACGAAGCCGACACCCGGCTGGAAGGGATCGGCGGGCGAGAAACGGCTGTCGAGTGAGTTGTCGCGGTTGTCGCCCATCACGAAATACTGACCTTCGGGGACAGTAAATTCCTGCGTGTCGTCGGCTTCGGGCTTATAGCCCATATCCTGCGTGAGGTGGGTCGCCCCATCGGGCAGGTCTTCCTGCATCACCTCAACATCCGGCGTCGCATAGGTGATACCGGCGGAAATCGGCCCCTTGTCGATGGTGGTCACCGGCTGTTCATTGATAAAGACCTGACCATTCTTCACCTGAACGCGGTCACCCGGCAGGCCGATGACGCGCTTGATGTAATCGACCTTGGTGTTGCTGGGCAGTTTGAACACCACGATGTCGCCGCGCTTGGCCTGCTTTTCGAAAATGCGGCCCGAAATCACCGGCGGTGAAAACTGGATGGAGTGCTTCGAATAGCCATAGTCCCACTTGCGCACCACAATATAGTCGCCCTCATAGAGGTTAGGCTCCATCGAGGCCGACGGGATGGTGAAGGGCTGGAAAAACAGCGTGCGGAAAACCAGCGTGATGATCAGGGCGATCGCCACGGTCTTGATAATATCCGACCATTCGTCCTTGACCGCCGACTTTTCGTCGCTTTCGACAATATCTTTTTCTACGGCCACGTTTTCCGTAACCTTGTCCTCAGCGCTCATAAACAGCCCCATTCCTTTAGCGCCCATAGCTTTAAGCGCATTCCTTCGACCTGTCTATTTTTAGATTCCGGCCAAAAATAGACGTTACATTTTATTCAGGGAGCGCCTCGATAATCACATAGGCCCCGGCCAGATCGCCCTCATCCGTCAGGCTGAGGTGGATGCGCGCCGCACAGCCCTGTGGCAGCAGCGCCTGAAGCCGGTCAAGCGCGCCGTTTTTAAGCGTCACCTCCGGCTTGCCCAGCGTATCATTGCGCACCTCTATGTCGGCGAAATGAAAGCCGCGCAAACCGCTGCCCAGCGCCTTCATCACCGCTTCTTTGGCGGCGAAACGCTTGGCGAGAGTCGGATGCACGGGCGTTTTCGATAGGGCATAGGCCTGCTCGGCGGGCGTGAACACGCGATCAAGGAACTTCTGACCAAAGCGTTCGACCGATTGCCGGATGCGCGCCGCGTCGGTCAGGTCCATGCCCACGCCAAGTATCATAGGCGCGCGGCGTCCATCAGGTGCCGCATCCGACTGACCGAAGCCTCAAGCCCCACAAAGATGGCTTCACCGATCAGGAAGTGGCCGATATTCAGCTCTTTGATCTGAGGCACGCGCGAAATAAAGGTCACGGTGTCGTAGTCGATGCCGTGGCCCGCATGGACCTCGATACCGACCTCGGCCGCCATGTGTGCCGCCCATTCGAGCTTCTTCATCTCGGTTTCGACGATCGAACGTTCCCCTTCGCGCCAGGCGTCGCACAGGGCGCCCGTGTGGAATTCGACGACCGGCGCGCCGATATTCGACGCCGCCGATACCTGAAGCGGGTCAGTGGCAATAAACAGCGAGGAGCGGATACCGGCTGCATTTAGCCGTGCCACCGCCGGGCCCACCACGTCAATATTCCCCGCTACATCCAGACCGCCCTCGGTGGTGCGTTCCTGACGCCGTTCGGGTACCAGACAACAGGCGTGCGGCTTGAGATCAAGCGCAATGCCGATCATCTCATCGGTCACCGCCATCTCGAAATTCAGCGGTTTGCCGAATTCATCACAAACGGCTTTCAGCGCCCAGATATCCTTATCGATCACGTGGCGGCGATCTTCGCGCAGGTGCGCCGTGATGCCATCGACCCCGGCCTCCAGCACCTGCCGCGCGCCGCGCGCCGGGTCAGGTGCATGGCCGCCGCGCGCATTACGCACCGTGGCGATGTGGTCGATATTGATCCCCAGACGGATGCGGTTCATGGACGTCAGGCCTTTTGCGACAGACGACGGCTGCCAGGGTCCTGCACCGGAATGGCGGCCAGTTCCGGCGGCAGGGCATCGGAGGGATAGGCGGGCACTTCGAGGCTGGCCAGCGAGATCAGCGGCACGCCCACATCTGCCTTGCCCCCCGACCGGTCAACAATACAGGCCGCCGCGACGACTTCGCCGCCCAATGCCTGAATGGCGGCGATACATTCGCGCGACGACAGGCCGGTGGTGACGATGTCTTCGACCATGACCACCTTCGCGCCGGGTTCGATGTGGAAGCCGCGACGCAGCTTGAACTCACCTTCGACGCGCTCAACATACATGGACGGGACTTTCAGGTGCCTCGCCGTCTCATAGCCCGGAATGATGCCGCCCACCGCCGGCGAAATCGCCACATCGACGCTACCGGCCTGCGCCACGATCTTTTCGGCCAGCGCCTTGCACAGGCGCTCACAGCGGTCGGCGTTCATGAAGACAAGGTTTTTTTGCAGGAACAGCGGCGAATGCAGCCCGCTCGATAACACGAAATGCCCCTCTCTCAGGGCATTGGCGTCACGAAATTCATTGATCACGTCTTCAGAGGTCATGGGAGGGTCCCGGCAGTATGTGTTTTGCCGCTACATAGGCCAAATCGCCGTCGAACCCAAAGGATTTTTAGCCCCTGATCCGCTCGACCCCCTCGACCGAGGGATTGGTGCGGATCGCCGCCGTAATATTGGTCAGGTGGCGGGCATCCAGCACCTCGACTTCGAATTCCGCATCGAGGAAATCGACCTGCTGGTTCGACAGGCGGATATTGACGATATTACCTTTCGCCTCACCGATCAGGGTACAGACCTGCCCCAGAACGCCCGGCTTGTTGCGCATATTGGCGCGGATACGCGCGGGCGAGACGGTGTTCTTTTCGGCGTTGAGCGTCCATTGCAGGTCGATCCACACCTCTTTTTGCCCCTCATAGGCTTCCAGTTGCTCGCATTCGATTGAATGGACGTGCACTGCCGCGCCTTCGACAATGCCAACGATGCGGTCACCCGGCACCGGGGTGCAGCAGCGCGAAAAGACGATCTTCTGCTGCGGCCGCAGCGCATGGCCGCGCACAAAGGCCGTGGCGTCTTCACCATCCTTGATACGGCTAAAGGAATCCGTGGTCAGGGTGGCGGGCAGTTTCAGGCCGGGGAACAGGGCCTCCAGCACCTTGGCCGGGGCGATCTTGCCGCGGCCACACAGCTCAAAAAGCTCATCCTCGCTCTGCACCTGAAAGCGCTCAAAGGCCGGACGCCAGGACATGTCGGT encodes the following:
- a CDS encoding pyridoxine 5'-phosphate synthase — its product is MNRIRLGINIDHIATVRNARGGHAPDPARGARQVLEAGVDGITAHLREDRRHVIDKDIWALKAVCDEFGKPLNFEMAVTDEMIGIALDLKPHACCLVPERRQERTTEGGLDVAGNIDVVGPAVARLNAAGIRSSLFIATDPLQVSAASNIGAPVVEFHTGALCDAWREGERSIVETEMKKLEWAAHMAAEVGIEVHAGHGIDYDTVTFISRVPQIKELNIGHFLIGEAIFVGLEASVSRMRHLMDAARL
- the rnc gene encoding ribonuclease III, giving the protein MTRMQRDASGHRQKVLDELEAKLGYRFADRQLLDSALTHASVSDGRPKKTVSSDNERLEFLGDRVLGLLVAEALMQAFPQAAEGEMSQRLHGLVSRETCAAVAMSLGVGAAMRLAPGETKSGGRSNLTILGDACEALIAAVYLDGGFETARRIFGPLWQPHIRASHSRSHLNPKSHLQEWAAQKKLPSPKYEIVERSGPDHAPIFKVALTLEGYDPVVASGKSRQEAEKAAALSFIEHAGLN
- the pyrE gene encoding orotate phosphoribosyltransferase — encoded protein: MTSEDVINEFRDANALREGHFVLSSGLHSPLFLQKNLVFMNADRCERLCKALAEKIVAQAGSVDVAISPAVGGIIPGYETARHLKVPSMYVERVEGEFKLRRGFHIEPGAKVVMVEDIVTTGLSSRECIAAIQALGGEVVAAACIVDRSGGKADVGVPLISLASLEVPAYPSDALPPELAAIPVQDPGSRRLSQKA
- the lepB gene encoding signal peptidase I; the encoded protein is MSAEDKVTENVAVEKDIVESDEKSAVKDEWSDIIKTVAIALIITLVFRTLFFQPFTIPSASMEPNLYEGDYIVVRKWDYGYSKHSIQFSPPVISGRIFEKQAKRGDIVVFKLPSNTKVDYIKRVIGLPGDRVQVKNGQVFINEQPVTTIDKGPISAGITYATPDVEVMQEDLPDGATHLTQDMGYKPEADDTQEFTVPEGQYFVMGDNRDNSLDSRFSPADPFQPGVGFVPAENLEGKAVMVLISWNKGASLFKPWTWLDLRWDRFFKSLK
- the acpS gene encoding holo-ACP synthase, which gives rise to MILGVGMDLTDAARIRQSVERFGQKFLDRVFTPAEQAYALSKTPVHPTLAKRFAAKEAVMKALGSGLRGFHFADIEVRNDTLGKPEVTLKNGALDRLQALLPQGCAARIHLSLTDEGDLAGAYVIIEALPE